A portion of the Treponema rectale genome contains these proteins:
- a CDS encoding ATP-dependent helicase, with protein sequence MLEDTLKDELNPQQYRAVTTIEGPILIIAGAGSGKTRVITFRIANMLEKGIPQSAILALTFTNKAAREMEERIKGLTGKKLQNLTVSTFHAFGVKILRQDIDKLGWRNNFSIYDETDKKALIKETARELGMSAQAMDLYETVTLFSDIKTGRKNWEHSQDAYKKLYEGYQEGLKLYNAVDFDDLIVLPIRLFKEHPDVLASYKARYKYLMVDEFQDTSHQQYEFMHLLSDTNVAVVGDDDQSIYSWRGADYQNIINFEKDFPGVQEIRLEQNYRSTGTILAAANGVIKHNTNRKDKELWSGNGSGKPIELYMPENEAAEADFIAEGILGISADEKRKYDDFGILIRSNTQSRAIEEALLENNIPYTMSGGTSFFERSEIKDIISYLRVISNHDDDINLLRIINTPRRGIGRSTIQVLNETAKNLSCPLYDAIQAILTCPQEECPVSEKTKADLESFVSIIENNKSMLSGKGLAKKVREMVADINYFDFLVTDNPKSEKAARFKFMNIESLIKSMEQWENNPMNEDTSLYAYLNRITLLSRDDLDDGEADKGKVNLMTVHASKGLEFPVVFIAGAEEGLMPHARAVEEGGENAVEEERRLFYVAVTRARDRLLISSCQSRRKMNASVSCEPSRFIDEIPKNLVEYHEKRENVSAEQAHELLQNMLKNFAKPRVPKL encoded by the coding sequence ATGCTTGAAGACACATTAAAAGACGAACTTAATCCACAGCAGTACAGAGCCGTAACAACAATAGAAGGTCCCATCCTGATTATTGCAGGGGCTGGTTCCGGAAAAACCCGTGTAATAACCTTCCGTATTGCAAACATGCTTGAAAAAGGAATACCCCAAAGTGCAATTCTTGCCCTTACTTTTACTAACAAGGCTGCAAGGGAAATGGAAGAAAGAATAAAGGGACTGACAGGAAAAAAACTCCAGAATCTTACGGTCAGTACCTTCCATGCTTTCGGAGTAAAAATTCTCAGACAGGACATAGACAAGCTTGGATGGAGAAATAATTTTTCTATATATGACGAAACTGATAAAAAAGCCCTCATTAAAGAAACTGCCAGGGAACTGGGAATGAGCGCCCAGGCAATGGATCTATATGAAACCGTAACTTTATTCAGCGACATAAAAACAGGACGAAAAAACTGGGAACACAGTCAGGACGCATATAAAAAACTCTATGAAGGCTATCAGGAAGGACTTAAACTTTACAATGCAGTTGATTTTGATGACCTCATCGTTCTTCCAATCAGACTCTTTAAGGAACATCCGGACGTACTTGCCTCTTATAAAGCCAGATACAAATACCTTATGGTTGATGAATTTCAGGATACAAGCCACCAGCAGTATGAATTCATGCACCTTCTTTCTGATACAAACGTCGCTGTTGTCGGAGATGACGATCAGAGCATTTACAGCTGGCGGGGTGCAGACTACCAGAACATCATCAACTTTGAAAAGGATTTTCCAGGAGTACAGGAAATAAGGCTTGAGCAGAACTACCGTTCCACCGGAACCATTCTTGCTGCTGCAAACGGTGTCATAAAACACAACACAAACAGAAAAGACAAGGAACTATGGAGCGGAAACGGCAGCGGCAAACCTATAGAACTTTACATGCCGGAAAACGAAGCAGCTGAAGCTGATTTTATAGCAGAAGGAATTCTGGGGATTTCAGCAGACGAAAAACGAAAATATGATGATTTCGGCATACTTATCAGGAGCAATACACAGAGCCGGGCCATTGAAGAAGCCCTTCTGGAAAACAACATTCCGTATACAATGAGCGGCGGAACATCTTTTTTTGAACGCTCAGAAATTAAAGATATAATAAGCTACCTCAGGGTAATTTCTAATCATGATGATGATATAAACCTTCTCAGGATAATCAACACACCACGAAGGGGAATCGGCCGCTCGACGATACAGGTGCTTAATGAAACCGCAAAAAACCTGAGCTGTCCACTTTATGATGCAATTCAGGCAATACTGACCTGTCCCCAGGAAGAATGTCCGGTATCGGAAAAAACTAAAGCCGATCTTGAAAGTTTTGTCTCAATAATCGAAAACAACAAAAGCATGCTTTCAGGAAAAGGCCTTGCAAAAAAAGTAAGGGAAATGGTTGCTGACATAAATTATTTTGATTTTCTCGTAACCGATAATCCGAAAAGCGAAAAAGCAGCCAGATTTAAATTCATGAACATTGAAAGCCTTATAAAAAGCATGGAACAGTGGGAAAACAATCCGATGAACGAAGACACAAGCCTTTACGCCTACCTGAACCGCATTACTCTTTTAAGCAGGGATGATCTTGATGACGGAGAAGCGGATAAAGGAAAGGTAAACCTTATGACAGTTCATGCCAGCAAGGGACTTGAATTTCCAGTTGTATTCATAGCAGGAGCAGAAGAAGGCCTTATGCCTCATGCAAGGGCCGTTGAGGAAGGCGGAGAAAATGCCGTTGAAGAAGAGCGCAGGCTTTTTTACGTTGCCGTAACCAGAGCAAGGGACAGACTGCTTATATCAAGCTGTCAGAGCAGAAGAAAAATGAATGCAAGCGTAAGCTGCGAACCAAGCAGATTTATCGATGAGATCCCAAAGAACCTTGTTGAATACCATGAAAAAAGAGAAAACGTTTCTGCAGAACAGGCTCACGAACTGCTCCAGAACATGTTGAAAAACTTTGCAAAACCCCGTGTTCCAAAACTATAA